From Tiliqua scincoides isolate rTilSci1 chromosome 2, rTilSci1.hap2, whole genome shotgun sequence, the proteins below share one genomic window:
- the SMIM3 gene encoding small integral membrane protein 3: MDVMGDVAPTPFPLPKHILDVWVIVLIILATIIVMTSLVLCPATVVIIYRVRTHPIHNGVV; the protein is encoded by the coding sequence ATGGATGTCATGGGGGATGTGGCACCCACACCGTTTCCCCTTCCGAAGCACATCTTGGATGTATGGGTTATTGTCCTGATCATCCTGGCCACCATCATTGTCATGACGTCCCTAGTGCTGTGCCCAGCGACGGTTGTGATCATTTACAGAGTCCGGACACACCCTATACATAATGGAGTTGTGTGA
- the LOC136641374 gene encoding uncharacterized protein isoform X1, whose product METKVKKCFSENKKQKCFLVKDVPWGNPETNSNCSIMKNVSNCNLMPSTSAKLTFGGKKTNAVKKSMLGCGVDCNPNAVLSGPVRRGRPQKLKFSEIGHHLKNTRKSDKTCQQVPLKPGFVCSVFDLEDVDGVLFASFPSKEVLDSHDVDDCGEKEDVQSVQVSLTTPYDPDCQVRLCQLETKLLEDLKFFRHKQVIHPSLQEVGLKLGSVDPERSIDLKYLGVQLPLTLSKDFEFGASSTSSQDTGPSFISRTGKTHDFRKIKGWQRKFHKASGQEDTGLSFISRTGKTHDFRKIKGWQGKFHNASGQEEIISKGSLKNQSAFYSDKLDEYLENEGKLMETSLGFSTSASNSSVLCQPPSKNTSCIEKNQVLLPKNSSIAPPSSYTFKLFSLPSVFRKKRRKTKNRKISKKKRATARGKAKFSKKFVVPPSFLSKKRYAFPEEQVGGDVPLMPELGGNVQERQRIVQQTQQLPKEKLMDLVREYCVLKNWKLPTCVTEEQAKPQTTLFVSQDHYPELLEKHCGAMNNSEGLTSQIQVTSKPATSTSDTQATTIFPSEPISVSQAVGLFPKVCPVGAGLAQMAVSESNFAYCSSQQLNSSTSSIPLQSGNLTFLQLPRQQIAHHTLQHVASLQAASSVVTVNRMERLDNIKIEEGELSYPPKVKSEELDTMPEESELMVNTTDRFELLTDMMRRDKSMVATQCAYALELSSEKPCMHPDIPSGCILTDHSYVTKKPNSEIAEVMFEKKQHAQYFEDAFYEVSGGSWQTEVLANNIFMESVPYWKEAAQLKSLVTGQTHSTQIQRLTSHLKEPEQLPLRWITEQPEKQQVLCMDFTEKQQIRSKSFLTQWENQDNFELPVRHKNERGDPLKLQWDRQEERRQAEINWAKDQNYAPGMEYVENAQGCLYQCFSDCGSGPTRWVVNQFQVKNTDQKEEFVALGVDEKPCPQNMETMLKATMSWSDSEKNEPKFHFGAVPCNREAVILEMVKKDAVTMETLSSDAAIFHPDVVLSDHTYVTKLKAEKEQQTKLREDISDSTSLLIPKQCGSMPGSFQNIQQAHISSNELHVFSLDTMKSLLVPSSSSSEQSKIPGSSEKKGVRKQKAKCRKYYESYLDYGFTCVGVNNEERPQCVICLKVLAAESMRPNKLKRHLESLHPNDVGKPREFFIRKLKEYKPQQSTFTNQTKVNANGLLSSYKMAYHIAQCKKPHTIAEELILPAAVDMVTSMLGEEAGKQLLKVPLSNNTISRRIDDMAEDINDQLICSLKGKEFALQLGEATTNHKDTYLICYVRFVNEKKIVEDLLFCKEMKGGTTDEDMFEVLDDFMVQNQIDWEKCVGVCTDEGRSMAGCYQGLQALIQSKAPHALWTHCIIHREALAAENLSEELHDILKTVIKVVNFIKTRPMKASFFAKMCDSMGAERSCLLFYSSSHWLSLSNSLLRLYELRNEIYSYLQEEEHCLADRFIDSDFVIQLAFLSDLFEKLNALNMSLQGSNTNILQLLDRVAGLKKKVILWKSSISKGDYKCFPSLDQFLQTNEMALKEELRAVILQYLSQLHLYLQKYFPEDEVEPMQWVRDPFSSEIPPHFNNKEAEQLIDVSTDSILKMRFQSQSLPEFWCQSEDEYPVISRRALRILIPFATTYLCEAGFSAIAVIKSKYRAKINIEKEMRVAISKITPRFYELCKEKQAQPSH is encoded by the exons ATGGAGACAAAagttaaaaaatgtttttctgaaaacaaaaagcagaaatgTTTTTTAGTCAAAGATGTGCCATGGGGAAATCCTGAAACTAATAGCAACTGTTCCATAATGAAAAATGTATCTAATTGCAATCTTATGCCCTCAACATCAGCCAAATTGACCTTTGGAGGAAAAAAGACAAATGCAGTGAAGAAATCTATGTTGGGCTGTGGTGTTGATTGTAATCCAAATGCTGTGTTATCGGGACCAGTTAGAAGAGGAAGGCCACAGAAACTGAAGTTCTCAGAGATTGGACATCACCTAAAAAACACCAGGAAGTCTGATAAGACATGCCAGCAAGTCCCTTTGAAACCAGGCTTTGTATGCTCAGTGTTTGACCTTGAGGATGTAGATGGGGTCCTCTTTGCATCTTTTCCCTCAAAG GAAGTTCTTGATAGTCACGATGTTGATGACTGTGGGGAAAAAGAAGATGTGCAAAGTGTACAAGTTTCCTTAACAACCCCATATGATCCAG ACTGTCAAGTGAGGTTATGTCAGCTAGAAACAAAACTCTTAGAAGACCTGAAGTTCTTCAGACACAAACAAGTGATACATCCTAGTCTTCAGGAAG tggGACTGAAGCTGGGTTCTGTGGACCCGGAACGTAGCATTGACTTAAAATATTTAGGAGTGCAGCTACCCCTAACCCTTTCAAAGGATTTTGAATTTGGGGCATCAAGCACCAGTTCTCAAG ATACTGGCCCTTCCTTTATTTCCAGAACTGGAAAAACACATGATTTCAGAAAGATAAAGGGCTGGCAGAGAAAATTTCACAAAGCTTCTGGGCAGGAAG ATACTGGCCTTTCCTTTATTTCCAGAACTGGAAAAACACATGATTTCAGAAAGATAAAGGGCTGGCAGGGGAAATTTCACAATGCTTCTGGGCAGGAAG AGATCATTTCAAAGGGCTCCTTGAAGAACCAGTCTGCCTTCTACAGTGATAAGCTGgatgaatatttagaaaatgaaGGGAAACTGATGGAAACAAGTTTGGGATTCTCTACCAGTGCATCTAATTCTTCTGTGCTCTGCCAACCTCCTTCCAAAAACACCAGCTGTATAGAAAAAAACCAGGTTCTTTTACCCAAGAATTCCTCCATTGCTCCACCCAGTTCATATACTTTCAAGCTTTTTTCTCTGCCTTCTGTTTTtagaaagaagagaagaaaaactaAAAATAGAAAAATTTCTAAGAAGAAACGGGCAACAGCTAGAGGCAAAGCAAAATTCTCCAAAAAGTTTGTAGTACCACCTTCTTTTCTGTCAAAAAAGAGATATGCTTTTCCAGAAGAACAAGTGGGAGGTGATGTTCCTCTGATGCCAGAATTGGGGGGAAATGTGCAGGAAAGACAGAGAATTGTGCAGCAAACCCAGCAGTTACCTAAGGAGAAGCTGATGGATCTAGTTCGAGAGTATTGTGTGTTGAAGAATTGGAAGTTACCAACCTGTGTTACTGAAGAACAGGCAAAACCTCAGACAACTCTGTTTGTTTCTCAA GACCATTATCCTGAACTTCTTGAAAAGCATTGTGGTGCAATGAACAACTCTGAAG GACTGACATCACAAATCCAAGTTACATCCAAGCCTGCAACTTCTACTTCAGATACTCAAGCAACCACCATCTTTCCTTCAGAACCTATTTCTGTGTCACAAGCTGTTGGTTTGTTTCCGAAAGTCTGTCCTGTGGGAGCAGGTCTTGCACAAATGGCAGTTTCTGAATCTAATTTTGCCTACTGCTCCAGCCAACAATTGAATAGTTCAACTAGCTCAATTCCCCTTCAGTCTGGCAATCTCACCTTCCTTCAGCTTCCAAGACAGCAGATCGCTCACCACACACTTCAGCATGTTGCATCCCTCCAGGCAGCTAGCAGTGTAGTCACTGTAAATCGTATGGAGAGATTGGACAACATAAAGATTGAGGAAGGAGAACTATCATATCCCCCAAAAGTGAAGTCAGAAGAGTTGGATACAATGCCAGAAGAAAGTGAACTGATGGTAAATACCACAGATAGATTTGAATTGTTAACAGATATGATGAGGCGTGATAAAAGTATGGTTGCCACACAATGTGCATATGCTCTAGAATTATCCAGTGAGAAACCATGCATGCATCCTGACATTCCTTCAGGTTGTATACTGACAGACCATTCATATGTTACCAAGAAACCAAACAGTGAGATAGCTGAAGTGATGTTTGAGAAGAAACAGCATGCACAATACTTTGAAGATGCATTTTATGAGGTTTCTGGAGGTTCCTGGCAGACTGAAGTTCTTGCAAATAATATATTCATGGAAAGCGTTCCGTATTGGaaagaagcagcacagctgaaaagtttagttaCAGGACAAACCCACAGTACCCAAATACAAAGGCTAACTTCTCATTTGAAAGAACCTGAACAACTACCACTCAGGTGGATCACTGAACAGCCAGAAAAACAGCAGGTTTTATGCATGGATTTTACAGAAAAGCAGCAGATCAGGAGCAAGTCATTTCTGACTCAATGGGAAAACCAAGATAACTTTGAACTGCCCGTCAGGCACAAAAATGAAAGGGGTGACCCCCTGAAACTACAGTGGGACAGGCAGGAAGAGAGAAGACAAGCAGAAATCAACTGGGCAAAAGACCAAAATTATGCTCCAGGAATGGAATATGTGGAGAATGCTCAAGGGtgtttatatcagtgtttctcagactgtgggtcaggacccactaggtgggtcgtgaaccaatttcag GTAAAGAACACAGATCAGAAAGAGGAATTTGTTGCTCTTGGAGTAGATGAAAAACCATGCCCGCAAAATATGGAGACCATGTTGAAAGCCACAATGTCTTGGTCAGATTCAGAAAAAAATGAACCAAAGTTCCATTTTGGAGCAGTCCCATGCAACAGAGAAGCTGTTATTTTGGAGATGGTTAAAAAGGATGCTGTAACCATGGAGACATTGTCAAGTGATGCTGCCATATTCCATCCTGATGTTGTATTATCAGACCACACCTATGTTACCAAACTGAAGGCTGAGAAAGAACAGCAAACAAAACTTCGTGAAGACATCTCAGATAGTACTTCCCTGTTG ATACCAAAGCAGTGTGGATCAATGCCTGGATCTTTCCAGAACATTCAGCAAGCACATATAAGCTCCAACGAGCTCCATGTATTTAGTTTGGACACAATGAAGAGTCTTTTAGTGCCAAGTTCAAGTTCGTCTGAGCAAAGTAAAATCCCAGGTTCCTCTGAGAAAAAAGGGGTCAGGAAGCAAAAAGCCAAGTGCAGAAAGTACTACGAGAGCTATCTAGATTATGGCTTCACATGTGTAGGGGTGAATAATGAGGAACGTCCTCAGTGTGTGATCTGTTTAAAAGTTTTAGCTGCAGAATCAATGCGTCCAAACAAACTAAAACGTCACCTTGAAAGTCTTCACCCAAATGATGTTGGAAAACCAAGAGAATTTTTTATAAGGAAACTTAAAGAATACAAACCACAACAATCCACTTTCACAAATCAAACCAAAGTTAATGCTAACGGCCTCCTGTCGTCATATAAAATGGCCTATCATATTGCACAGTGTAAAAAACCCCACACAATTGCAGAAGAGCTGATTTTGCCTGCTGCTGTTGACATGGTTACAAGCATGCTCGGTGAAGAGGCAGGTAAACAGCTGCTCAAAGTGCCTCTTTCTAATAATACAATAAGTCGGAGGATAGATGATATGGCTGAAGATATTAATGACCAGCTGATTTGTAGCTTAAAAGGCAAGGAGTTTGCACTGCAGTTGGGCGAGGCAACAACCAACCACAAAGACACCTATCTTATTTGCTATGTAAGGTTtgttaatgaaaaaaaaattgttgaggATCTGCTGTTCTGTAAAGAAATGAAAGGTGGAACTACAGATGAAGACATGTTTGAGGTTTTGGATGATTTTATGGTGCAAAATCAGATTGACTGGGAGAAATGTGTTGGAGTTTGTACTGATGAGGGTCGTTCAATGGCAGGTTGTTACCAAGGACTTCAAGCTCTCATACAGTCCAAAGCACCTCATGCTCTTTGGACACACTGTATAATACACAGGGAAGCACTGGCAGCAGAAAATCTCAGTGAAGAACTGCATGATATTCTGAAAACAGTCATTAAAGTGGTAAATTTTATTAAAACAAGACCAATGAAAGCGAGCTTTTTTGCAAAGATGTGTGATAGCATGGGTGCCGAACGCTCATGCCTCTTGTTCTACAGCAGTTCTCACTGGCTGTCTCTCAGTAACTCCCTGCTTAGACTGTATGAGCTGAGGAATGAAATATACTCATATCTACAGGAGGAAGAACATTGTTTGGCTGACAGATTCATTGACTCAGACTTTGTAATACAATTGGCTTTTCTTTCTGACCTTTTTGAAAAACTGAATGCATTAAACATGTCCTTGCAAGGCAGTAATACCAACATCTTGCAACTTTTAGACAGAGTTGCTGGATTGAAGAAGAAAGTGATCCTTTGGAAGAGCAGTATAAGCAAAGGTGACTATAAATGTTTTCCTTCATTGGACCAGTTTTTGCAAACAAATGAAATGGCATTAAAGGAGGAACTGAGGGCAGTTATTCTTCAGTATTTGTCACAACTGCATCTTTACTTGCAAAAATATTTCCCAGAGGATGAAGTGGAGCCAATGCAATGGGTGAGAGACCCCTTCAGTTCTGAGATACCTCCGCATTTCAACAATAAGGAAGCAGAACAGTTAATTGATGTGTCAACTGACTCAATATTGAAAATGAGGTTCCAGTCTCAGTCACTCCCTGAGTTTTGGTGCCAATCTGAAGATGAATACCCAGTGATAAGTAGGAGAGCATTGCGTATTTTGATCCCGTTTGCTACTACTTACCTTTGTGAAGCTGGCTTCTCCGCAATTGCAGTGATTAAGTCAAAATATAGGGCAAAAATTAACATTGAAAAAGAAATGCGTGTTGCTATCTCAAAAATAACACCAAGATTTTATGAACTGTGCAAGGAAAAACAAGCACAGCCATCTCACTAG
- the LOC136641374 gene encoding uncharacterized protein isoform X2: MAQAGSAFRRSGGARAVWEVLDSHDVDDCGEKEDVQSVQVSLTTPYDPDCQVRLCQLETKLLEDLKFFRHKQVIHPSLQEVGLKLGSVDPERSIDLKYLGVQLPLTLSKDFEFGASSTSSQDTGPSFISRTGKTHDFRKIKGWQRKFHKASGQEDTGLSFISRTGKTHDFRKIKGWQGKFHNASGQEEIISKGSLKNQSAFYSDKLDEYLENEGKLMETSLGFSTSASNSSVLCQPPSKNTSCIEKNQVLLPKNSSIAPPSSYTFKLFSLPSVFRKKRRKTKNRKISKKKRATARGKAKFSKKFVVPPSFLSKKRYAFPEEQVGGDVPLMPELGGNVQERQRIVQQTQQLPKEKLMDLVREYCVLKNWKLPTCVTEEQAKPQTTLFVSQDHYPELLEKHCGAMNNSEGLTSQIQVTSKPATSTSDTQATTIFPSEPISVSQAVGLFPKVCPVGAGLAQMAVSESNFAYCSSQQLNSSTSSIPLQSGNLTFLQLPRQQIAHHTLQHVASLQAASSVVTVNRMERLDNIKIEEGELSYPPKVKSEELDTMPEESELMVNTTDRFELLTDMMRRDKSMVATQCAYALELSSEKPCMHPDIPSGCILTDHSYVTKKPNSEIAEVMFEKKQHAQYFEDAFYEVSGGSWQTEVLANNIFMESVPYWKEAAQLKSLVTGQTHSTQIQRLTSHLKEPEQLPLRWITEQPEKQQVLCMDFTEKQQIRSKSFLTQWENQDNFELPVRHKNERGDPLKLQWDRQEERRQAEINWAKDQNYAPGMEYVENAQGCLYQCFSDCGSGPTRWVVNQFQVKNTDQKEEFVALGVDEKPCPQNMETMLKATMSWSDSEKNEPKFHFGAVPCNREAVILEMVKKDAVTMETLSSDAAIFHPDVVLSDHTYVTKLKAEKEQQTKLREDISDSTSLLIPKQCGSMPGSFQNIQQAHISSNELHVFSLDTMKSLLVPSSSSSEQSKIPGSSEKKGVRKQKAKCRKYYESYLDYGFTCVGVNNEERPQCVICLKVLAAESMRPNKLKRHLESLHPNDVGKPREFFIRKLKEYKPQQSTFTNQTKVNANGLLSSYKMAYHIAQCKKPHTIAEELILPAAVDMVTSMLGEEAGKQLLKVPLSNNTISRRIDDMAEDINDQLICSLKGKEFALQLGEATTNHKDTYLICYVRFVNEKKIVEDLLFCKEMKGGTTDEDMFEVLDDFMVQNQIDWEKCVGVCTDEGRSMAGCYQGLQALIQSKAPHALWTHCIIHREALAAENLSEELHDILKTVIKVVNFIKTRPMKASFFAKMCDSMGAERSCLLFYSSSHWLSLSNSLLRLYELRNEIYSYLQEEEHCLADRFIDSDFVIQLAFLSDLFEKLNALNMSLQGSNTNILQLLDRVAGLKKKVILWKSSISKGDYKCFPSLDQFLQTNEMALKEELRAVILQYLSQLHLYLQKYFPEDEVEPMQWVRDPFSSEIPPHFNNKEAEQLIDVSTDSILKMRFQSQSLPEFWCQSEDEYPVISRRALRILIPFATTYLCEAGFSAIAVIKSKYRAKINIEKEMRVAISKITPRFYELCKEKQAQPSH, from the exons ATGGCGCAAGccggaagtgcctttcggagGTCGGGGGGCGCGCGCGCCGTCTGG GAAGTTCTTGATAGTCACGATGTTGATGACTGTGGGGAAAAAGAAGATGTGCAAAGTGTACAAGTTTCCTTAACAACCCCATATGATCCAG ACTGTCAAGTGAGGTTATGTCAGCTAGAAACAAAACTCTTAGAAGACCTGAAGTTCTTCAGACACAAACAAGTGATACATCCTAGTCTTCAGGAAG tggGACTGAAGCTGGGTTCTGTGGACCCGGAACGTAGCATTGACTTAAAATATTTAGGAGTGCAGCTACCCCTAACCCTTTCAAAGGATTTTGAATTTGGGGCATCAAGCACCAGTTCTCAAG ATACTGGCCCTTCCTTTATTTCCAGAACTGGAAAAACACATGATTTCAGAAAGATAAAGGGCTGGCAGAGAAAATTTCACAAAGCTTCTGGGCAGGAAG ATACTGGCCTTTCCTTTATTTCCAGAACTGGAAAAACACATGATTTCAGAAAGATAAAGGGCTGGCAGGGGAAATTTCACAATGCTTCTGGGCAGGAAG AGATCATTTCAAAGGGCTCCTTGAAGAACCAGTCTGCCTTCTACAGTGATAAGCTGgatgaatatttagaaaatgaaGGGAAACTGATGGAAACAAGTTTGGGATTCTCTACCAGTGCATCTAATTCTTCTGTGCTCTGCCAACCTCCTTCCAAAAACACCAGCTGTATAGAAAAAAACCAGGTTCTTTTACCCAAGAATTCCTCCATTGCTCCACCCAGTTCATATACTTTCAAGCTTTTTTCTCTGCCTTCTGTTTTtagaaagaagagaagaaaaactaAAAATAGAAAAATTTCTAAGAAGAAACGGGCAACAGCTAGAGGCAAAGCAAAATTCTCCAAAAAGTTTGTAGTACCACCTTCTTTTCTGTCAAAAAAGAGATATGCTTTTCCAGAAGAACAAGTGGGAGGTGATGTTCCTCTGATGCCAGAATTGGGGGGAAATGTGCAGGAAAGACAGAGAATTGTGCAGCAAACCCAGCAGTTACCTAAGGAGAAGCTGATGGATCTAGTTCGAGAGTATTGTGTGTTGAAGAATTGGAAGTTACCAACCTGTGTTACTGAAGAACAGGCAAAACCTCAGACAACTCTGTTTGTTTCTCAA GACCATTATCCTGAACTTCTTGAAAAGCATTGTGGTGCAATGAACAACTCTGAAG GACTGACATCACAAATCCAAGTTACATCCAAGCCTGCAACTTCTACTTCAGATACTCAAGCAACCACCATCTTTCCTTCAGAACCTATTTCTGTGTCACAAGCTGTTGGTTTGTTTCCGAAAGTCTGTCCTGTGGGAGCAGGTCTTGCACAAATGGCAGTTTCTGAATCTAATTTTGCCTACTGCTCCAGCCAACAATTGAATAGTTCAACTAGCTCAATTCCCCTTCAGTCTGGCAATCTCACCTTCCTTCAGCTTCCAAGACAGCAGATCGCTCACCACACACTTCAGCATGTTGCATCCCTCCAGGCAGCTAGCAGTGTAGTCACTGTAAATCGTATGGAGAGATTGGACAACATAAAGATTGAGGAAGGAGAACTATCATATCCCCCAAAAGTGAAGTCAGAAGAGTTGGATACAATGCCAGAAGAAAGTGAACTGATGGTAAATACCACAGATAGATTTGAATTGTTAACAGATATGATGAGGCGTGATAAAAGTATGGTTGCCACACAATGTGCATATGCTCTAGAATTATCCAGTGAGAAACCATGCATGCATCCTGACATTCCTTCAGGTTGTATACTGACAGACCATTCATATGTTACCAAGAAACCAAACAGTGAGATAGCTGAAGTGATGTTTGAGAAGAAACAGCATGCACAATACTTTGAAGATGCATTTTATGAGGTTTCTGGAGGTTCCTGGCAGACTGAAGTTCTTGCAAATAATATATTCATGGAAAGCGTTCCGTATTGGaaagaagcagcacagctgaaaagtttagttaCAGGACAAACCCACAGTACCCAAATACAAAGGCTAACTTCTCATTTGAAAGAACCTGAACAACTACCACTCAGGTGGATCACTGAACAGCCAGAAAAACAGCAGGTTTTATGCATGGATTTTACAGAAAAGCAGCAGATCAGGAGCAAGTCATTTCTGACTCAATGGGAAAACCAAGATAACTTTGAACTGCCCGTCAGGCACAAAAATGAAAGGGGTGACCCCCTGAAACTACAGTGGGACAGGCAGGAAGAGAGAAGACAAGCAGAAATCAACTGGGCAAAAGACCAAAATTATGCTCCAGGAATGGAATATGTGGAGAATGCTCAAGGGtgtttatatcagtgtttctcagactgtgggtcaggacccactaggtgggtcgtgaaccaatttcag GTAAAGAACACAGATCAGAAAGAGGAATTTGTTGCTCTTGGAGTAGATGAAAAACCATGCCCGCAAAATATGGAGACCATGTTGAAAGCCACAATGTCTTGGTCAGATTCAGAAAAAAATGAACCAAAGTTCCATTTTGGAGCAGTCCCATGCAACAGAGAAGCTGTTATTTTGGAGATGGTTAAAAAGGATGCTGTAACCATGGAGACATTGTCAAGTGATGCTGCCATATTCCATCCTGATGTTGTATTATCAGACCACACCTATGTTACCAAACTGAAGGCTGAGAAAGAACAGCAAACAAAACTTCGTGAAGACATCTCAGATAGTACTTCCCTGTTG ATACCAAAGCAGTGTGGATCAATGCCTGGATCTTTCCAGAACATTCAGCAAGCACATATAAGCTCCAACGAGCTCCATGTATTTAGTTTGGACACAATGAAGAGTCTTTTAGTGCCAAGTTCAAGTTCGTCTGAGCAAAGTAAAATCCCAGGTTCCTCTGAGAAAAAAGGGGTCAGGAAGCAAAAAGCCAAGTGCAGAAAGTACTACGAGAGCTATCTAGATTATGGCTTCACATGTGTAGGGGTGAATAATGAGGAACGTCCTCAGTGTGTGATCTGTTTAAAAGTTTTAGCTGCAGAATCAATGCGTCCAAACAAACTAAAACGTCACCTTGAAAGTCTTCACCCAAATGATGTTGGAAAACCAAGAGAATTTTTTATAAGGAAACTTAAAGAATACAAACCACAACAATCCACTTTCACAAATCAAACCAAAGTTAATGCTAACGGCCTCCTGTCGTCATATAAAATGGCCTATCATATTGCACAGTGTAAAAAACCCCACACAATTGCAGAAGAGCTGATTTTGCCTGCTGCTGTTGACATGGTTACAAGCATGCTCGGTGAAGAGGCAGGTAAACAGCTGCTCAAAGTGCCTCTTTCTAATAATACAATAAGTCGGAGGATAGATGATATGGCTGAAGATATTAATGACCAGCTGATTTGTAGCTTAAAAGGCAAGGAGTTTGCACTGCAGTTGGGCGAGGCAACAACCAACCACAAAGACACCTATCTTATTTGCTATGTAAGGTTtgttaatgaaaaaaaaattgttgaggATCTGCTGTTCTGTAAAGAAATGAAAGGTGGAACTACAGATGAAGACATGTTTGAGGTTTTGGATGATTTTATGGTGCAAAATCAGATTGACTGGGAGAAATGTGTTGGAGTTTGTACTGATGAGGGTCGTTCAATGGCAGGTTGTTACCAAGGACTTCAAGCTCTCATACAGTCCAAAGCACCTCATGCTCTTTGGACACACTGTATAATACACAGGGAAGCACTGGCAGCAGAAAATCTCAGTGAAGAACTGCATGATATTCTGAAAACAGTCATTAAAGTGGTAAATTTTATTAAAACAAGACCAATGAAAGCGAGCTTTTTTGCAAAGATGTGTGATAGCATGGGTGCCGAACGCTCATGCCTCTTGTTCTACAGCAGTTCTCACTGGCTGTCTCTCAGTAACTCCCTGCTTAGACTGTATGAGCTGAGGAATGAAATATACTCATATCTACAGGAGGAAGAACATTGTTTGGCTGACAGATTCATTGACTCAGACTTTGTAATACAATTGGCTTTTCTTTCTGACCTTTTTGAAAAACTGAATGCATTAAACATGTCCTTGCAAGGCAGTAATACCAACATCTTGCAACTTTTAGACAGAGTTGCTGGATTGAAGAAGAAAGTGATCCTTTGGAAGAGCAGTATAAGCAAAGGTGACTATAAATGTTTTCCTTCATTGGACCAGTTTTTGCAAACAAATGAAATGGCATTAAAGGAGGAACTGAGGGCAGTTATTCTTCAGTATTTGTCACAACTGCATCTTTACTTGCAAAAATATTTCCCAGAGGATGAAGTGGAGCCAATGCAATGGGTGAGAGACCCCTTCAGTTCTGAGATACCTCCGCATTTCAACAATAAGGAAGCAGAACAGTTAATTGATGTGTCAACTGACTCAATATTGAAAATGAGGTTCCAGTCTCAGTCACTCCCTGAGTTTTGGTGCCAATCTGAAGATGAATACCCAGTGATAAGTAGGAGAGCATTGCGTATTTTGATCCCGTTTGCTACTACTTACCTTTGTGAAGCTGGCTTCTCCGCAATTGCAGTGATTAAGTCAAAATATAGGGCAAAAATTAACATTGAAAAAGAAATGCGTGTTGCTATCTCAAAAATAACACCAAGATTTTATGAACTGTGCAAGGAAAAACAAGCACAGCCATCTCACTAG